In Ptychodera flava strain L36383 chromosome 17, AS_Pfla_20210202, whole genome shotgun sequence, one genomic interval encodes:
- the LOC139116262 gene encoding cell adhesion molecule 3-like, with protein MAQWRVWLLPALLFTVIVCCSAQEDLNVVTNDISEGVTTQSVTLKCTYHIPGYYKDNFIITWFFEPSDGGEKMVIMSKTDDENPIYYGRASGRMEHVGTRADLKINRLELLDDGIYTCDVNFYLAKASGDGKTNLLVHHFVDFVDILQYNEGDYVWAPAGQEISFDCKATRAKPAAVLSWYKNNAIVEAEPDKITENSDGTFNTESTMTMEATLKDHNARIKCESRQEPRLLQGQRKHDIVVLNTSGTVVTAGSVIVMTLSILLSHILQ; from the exons taatCGTCTGCTGTTCAGCCCAGGAAGACTTAAATGTGGTGACCAACGACATATCAGAGGGGGTCACTACACAGTCTGTAACATTAAAATGCACGTACCACATTCCGGGGTACTATAAGGACAATTTCATAATTACTTGGTTCTTTGAACCAAGTGATGGCGGTGAGAAAATGGTGATCATGAGCAAGACAGATGACGAAAATCCAATCTATTACGGCAGAGCTTCTGGTAGGATGGAACATGTAGGCACTCGCgctgatttgaaaataaatcgcCTTGAACTTCTCGATGACGGTATCTACACATGTGACGTTAATTTCTACTTGGCAAAAGCATCTGGAGATGGCAAAACCAATCTGCTTGTACACC ATTTCGTGGATTTCGTTGACATACTGCAGTACAACGAAGGTGATTACGTGTGGGCACCAGCAGGCCAAGAAATATCATTCGACTGTAAAGCGACAAGAGCTAAACCCGCCGCAGTTTTATCATGGTACAAGAACAACGCTATCGTTGAAGCTGAGCCAGACAAAATCACAGAGAATAGCGATGGAACATTCAACACAGAAAGCACCATGACTATGGAAGCAACTCTGAAAGACCATAATGCACGAATCAAATGTGAATCAAGACAGGAACCCAGGTTACTCCAAGGACAGAGAAAACACGACATTGTCGTATTGAACACAA GTGGCACCGTGGTCACCGCTGGCAGTGTCATAGTAATGACGCTTTCAATATTGTTGAGTCACATACTGCAATAG
- the LOC139116260 gene encoding CD276 antigen-like isoform X2, with protein sequence MPRLLVIFLLSTVVHTAYGLSVTTDALHEALQDETVTLKCQFSPPSGGGNQYAITWKFSGEYASTSNEIIYVHEGSGSSTAYGQFAGRATVSGSRGDLRISKVKLTDVGDFVCEVNYYVINDQGSASTRLEVYAVVQRVDILEYYTGSYVYVKPGRTLDLTCKSYRGRPQAKLMWYFDNQLISGGSESVVDNRDGTYDTTSTYRYVSKREDHNKILKCQSDQSPRIQYRFEYDQIFINTAGASTTTVSIVAFILSFLVIAVQKL encoded by the exons ATGCCCAGGTTACTTGTGATTTTCCTTCTTTCAACAG ttGTCCACACTGCATATGGGTTGAGTGTTACAACGGACGCGCTGCATGAGGCTTTGCAGGACGAAACAGTCACTCTTAAATGCCAGTTTTCTCCGCCGAGTGGGGGCGGTAATCAGTATGCCATTACTTGGAAATTCAGCGGAGAGTATGCTTCGACGAGCAATGAGATAATTTACGTTCATGAAGGTAGCGGTTCAAGCACGGCTTACGGCCAGTTTGCAGGACGAGCCACTGTTAGTGGATCCAGGGGAGATCTCCGTATCAGTAAAGTCAAACTCACTGATGTAGGCGACTTCGTTTGTGAGGTCAACTATTACGTCATCAATGACCAAGGTTCCGCATCGACAAGATTGGAAGTATATG CGGTTGTTCAGAGAGTGGACATCTTGGAGTACTACACCGGATCTTACGTCTACGTAAAACCAGGCAGAACATTGGATTTGACTTGTAAAAGTTACAGAGGACGACCACAAGCCAAACTCATGTGGTATTTCGACAACCAACTCATCAGTGGTGGCAGTGAAAGTGTGGTTGATAATAGGGATGGCACATATGACACAACGTCCACCTACAGATATGTTTCCAAGAGAGAAGACCATAATAAGATTTTGAAATGTCAGTCGGATCAATCACCAAGGATACAATATCGTTTTGAGTACGACCAGATCTTCATCAATACAG CCGGTGCTTCCACGACAACTGTCAGCATTGTAGCCTTTATTCTGAGCTTCCTTGTCATCGCTGTACAGAAATTATGA
- the LOC139116261 gene encoding uncharacterized protein gives MASRWFCSIVLLLSVLHVGNVVTLNIVTEPLHTGNRLSSTTIKCDYEVPSTNNKRVVKTWRMLSDKTGKEELVFSETDLKDGSGYGRFRDRVNIIGSKADLNIARLEVADTGDYTCEIDYYVLGESGEGETRLEIYSLVDNVDIIEFSPGADLVVPVGGTATLVCTSTLAAPAAKLIWFVENENLGQGEESITENADGTYNTRSTFVYEGKAEHHLKPLKCQSDQDPQLQGQYKNDYVRIISSGIWIKASSLVMFSCVLMSLVTSVLA, from the exons ATGGCGTCTCGCTGGTTTTGCAGCATTGTGCTGTTGTTATCAG TCCTACACGTAGGAAATGTAGTCACCTTAAATATTGTAACAGAGCCACTGCACACCGGTAATAGACTGTCGTCTACTACAATCAAATGTGACTACGAAGTTCCATCAACGAAcaataaaagagtggtcaaaacCTGGCGAATGTTGTCTGACAAGACTGGCAAAGAAGAATTGGTATTTTCAGAAACCGATCTTAAAGACGGGTCAGGATACGGCCGTTTTCGAGATCGTGTCAATATCATTGGATCAAAAGCCGATCTAAACATTGCCCGACTTGAAGTTGCAGATACTGGTGACTATACCTGTGAAATTGATTACTACGTCCTTGGTGAATCGGGTGAAGGCGAAACACGACTGGAAATTTATA GTCTTGTTGACAACGTTGACATCATCGAATTCAGCCCTGGTGCTGACCTCGTCGTTCCTGTCGGAGGAACGGCCACTTTGGTATGTACATCCACACTTGCAGCCCCGGCAGCGAAATTAATCTGGTTCGTCGAGAATGAAAATTTAGGCCAGGGAGAGGAATCAATCACAGAGAACGCCGATGGAACTTACAACACCAGAAGTACTTTCGTATATGAAGGCAAAGCAGAACACCATCTTAAACCATTGAAGTGTCAATCAGACCAAGATCCACAACTCCAAGGACAGTACAAAAATGATTACGTCAGAATTATCA GTTCAGGAATATGGATCAAGGCAAGTTCATTGGTGATGTTCAGTTGCGTGTTAATGAGTCTTGTGACGTCAGTCCTTGCGTAG